CATTCAAGAACGAGTTGGCGCGCATATCGCGGGCGAGCTCTTCGAGGCCGCGGCGCAGGTCGCGCCCCTGGAAGCGCTGCGGACGCAATTCGAGAATATAGTTGCGGATGTCGCGGATGACGTCGTTGAGTCCGTGGATGGCCCGCTTGATGCTCTCGCCGGCCTCGGCCGGCTCGTTCCCGGCGCGCAGTTGGGCATCTTCCAGCATCAGGCCGATGGCGTAAATCGACTGGATGATGCCGTCGTGCAGGTCCATGCCGAAGCGCTCACGCTCCTTCATGATTGCCAGTTGCTGGGTCTGGCGGTAGAGCTGCGCGTTTTCGACCGCGATAGCGGCCTGCGTGGCGAACATCTCAACGATCTGCTGGTCGTGGTCGTCAAATACCGTGTACGAATGGCCATCGTCGTGCGCGCCGGCCATCTTGTCCGTCAGATAGAGGTCGCCGATTACACGCCCCTTGGACATGATCGGCACGCCGAGCAGCGAGTGCATTCGCGGATGGTGGGGGGGGAAGCCGCTCGCGCGGGCGTCGCGGCTCAGGTCAGGCAGGCGCAGCGGCTTCGCCTCACGGATGATGACGCCGAGCAGTCCGTGCCCGGTGGGCGGTTGTCCCATCCGGCCGCGCTGCTCGGCTGTGACGCCCGACGTGATGAACTGGTCGATGGTCTCGCCGTCCTCGCTGAGCACGCCCAGCGCCGCGTAGCGGGCATTGACCAATTGCCGGCTCAGATCCACCACGCGCTGGAGCACGGCGGCCAGATCGAGTTCGGTTGTCAGGAACAGTCCGGCTTCATGCAGCGCGCGCAACTGCTCTGTGCGCCGGCGAATTTCCGCCTCGCGCTGCTCGACGACGCGGAAAATGAGCGTCGAGAATACCGCCGCGCCCGTGCCGATGACCACCAGCGCGAAGATGTCGCCGGCCAGTGTGCGCGTTTCATCGAACAACTCGGTGCGCGACACCAGCACGAGCAGCCAGAAGATGACCGGCCCCAGGATGCCGATCCATTTTAGGCGCGAGTTGCTCATGAACGACGTGACATACGCTCCGTGAATTGCGGGACAAATGCCCCATGACAGATACGTATTGCGTCCGCATCAGTCCTTAAGGCGCCGGAATAACGTGTGCTATAATTAGCCGTGTCTGTCTAGCTTTCATTATATTGACAGACCAGACCGAGGTCAACCGTATGAAGATGAAGATCCTGCTGGTGGACGACCATGAGGTCGTGCGGCTGGGCCTGAAGGCCCTGTTGTCGCGCTACCCGGGCTTTCAGGTCGTCGCCGAGGCGGGGAATGCCAGTGAAGCGTTGTCGCGGGTGGATCAGTACCGGCCCGATGTCGTGGTAATGGATATTCGCCTGCCCGGTCGCAGCGGTATCGAAGCGACGCGTGATATCGTTCACAAGTTTCCGGGTACGAAGGTCATCATGCTGACGTCCTATGCCGAGGACGACTTACTGTTCGATGCGATTGCCGCCGGCGCGGCCGGCTATGTGCTCAAGCAGATCGGCTCCGGCGAGTTGGTGCGCGCGCTCGAGACGGTCGGTCGCGGCGAGTCGCTGATCGACCCGACGCTG
This genomic window from Chloroflexota bacterium contains:
- a CDS encoding GAF domain-containing sensor histidine kinase; the encoded protein is MSNSRLKWIGILGPVIFWLLVLVSRTELFDETRTLAGDIFALVVIGTGAAVFSTLIFRVVEQREAEIRRRTEQLRALHEAGLFLTTELDLAAVLQRVVDLSRQLVNARYAALGVLSEDGETIDQFITSGVTAEQRGRMGQPPTGHGLLGVIIREAKPLRLPDLSRDARASGFPPHHPRMHSLLGVPIMSKGRVIGDLYLTDKMAGAHDDGHSYTVFDDHDQQIVEMFATQAAIAVENAQLYRQTQQLAIMKERERFGMDLHDGIIQSIYAIGLMLEDAQLRAGNEPAEAGESIKRAIHGLNDVIRDIRNYILELRPQRFQGRDLRRGLEELARDMRANSFLNVSVAFDNTDLSVLSAEQTVEILHIAQEALSNVRKHARATAVEIGVHGDDGHLLMTVDDNGQGINPVRLDEERGYGLGNMRERASNLGGEARVELRERGGTRLSLRVPLTMEETPK
- a CDS encoding response regulator transcription factor, giving the protein MKMKILLVDDHEVVRLGLKALLSRYPGFQVVAEAGNASEALSRVDQYRPDVVVMDIRLPGRSGIEATRDIVHKFPGTKVIMLTSYAEDDLLFDAIAAGAAGYVLKQIGSGELVRALETVGRGESLIDPTLTQKVFQRVRDASRKAEDEAFAELSNQELKILSLVSEGKSNKAIAEAIYLSEKTVRNYVSSILSKLHLSTRAEAAAYAVKHRVQDHLPTD